Proteins from one Camelina sativa cultivar DH55 chromosome 8, Cs, whole genome shotgun sequence genomic window:
- the LOC109126038 gene encoding putative lipid-binding protein AIR1B, with protein MAPRTSLALFLSLNLLFFTYTTATTGTCPNDTLKVALCANVLKLVDITVGTPPVQPCCTLIQGLADLEAAACLCTLVKVNVLGINLNLPIDLTVLLNVCGRTAPANYQCL; from the coding sequence ATGGCTCCAAGAACCTCCCTTGCACTCTTCCTTTCCCTcaacctcctcttcttcacttacACCACTGCGACTACAGGGACTTGTCCTAATGATACCCTTAAGGTCGCTCTTTGCGCAAATGTTCTCAAGCTAGTGGACATAACAGTGGGAACCCCACCTGTACAGCCATGCTGCACTCTCATCCAAGGCTTGGCTGACCTTGAGGCCGCAGCCTGCCTCTGCACTTTGGTCAAGGTTAACGTTCTTGGAATCAACCTTAACCTTCCCATCGATCTCACCGTACTCCTCAATGTTTGCGGTAGAACAGCTCCAGCGAACTACCAGTGCTTGTAA